The region gcgctatacaaatgctaataataataataataataataataataagtattaCACTACACAGATGCAACCTAAAAGCCTTATGGGCTGTGCTTATGATCAGAGCTCAGAAGCAGTATACATGAAACTGCAAGGACAGAAAATTTATAATTCCCTGATCCCAGTACTGTAATTCCTTACCTCTACGTGGAAGAGAAATGTCTCTGCAGGTctcttttttgggttttttttttcttttgctgtaaaGTTCTATTGTTTAGTCTTCTGCCTCAGCCTTGTCAGCTCAGAGATGCCTGGAAATGATGCAGCCCTGACAAATACTAAAAGAGAAAAAAGGCAGAACACACAGACGACCTACCTTCTGGTAAAGCATTGCTCAGGTTCAAGACTGCCATCAGATTCCTGACATCACTATCGATGCTCTGGGCTATACCTGGGTACTAGAGAGAGAGATAAAACACAGCCCATGCATTGTTGGCTAGTTCCAAATCACTTCCACTAGCAGGTAGGGCAATGAAGGCCCAGAACGACTTACCTGGATCTTCATGGCTACATCTCGACCATCCTTCAGCCTCGCAAGGTGCACCTGTCCAATGGAGGCTGCTGCAAAGGGTCGCTCCTCAAAAAATTCCAGCTGTTCCTGCCAGCCAGGGCCCAGCTCTGAGTTCAGCACTTTCtgcattttgtggggggggggggggggggggggggggggggttgagaaaggaaaggtgtttTTGGAGGAATcttataatgtaagccacagcACAGACCAGAGTGAGATCCCTCTCCCTGGCTATCACTTTTAAGGGCGAGGAGTCACCTGCTGTTGGGTTATGACTATCTCCTGACAAACTACATAAAGCTAGCAGTTGAGCCTGCTCTTAAGCTGCTACTGAGAGATATCTTGTGACGGGAGGCTCTGATATAGAAGAGGGCAGGGGGTGATTGCTGAGATGGATTTTAGTCCTCTCGCACCCTTTTGTTGTACTTACAATCATTTGCTTGGTAGGCATGAAGTCAGCCCCCTGCCGAACACGCTCAAATATTTTCTGCAGGGTGGGGTTCACAAAGGCATCATCTGGAAGacagcaaaaaaaacaacaactttatttGGTCACCCCATTGTTGTAATTATTTACTGTAATGCTGGTCAGATGGGTTTTTATTTAGATAGCTTTCTTTCGCTATACGGATGAATTGTGTGGGTTTATAAAATGTTCTCTTAGCTTGTAAATCGCCTTGATGGTCTATTTGGTGAAATGGTGGTACAATAAATTTTAGgcataaaatatttctttctacTGATACTCAGGATACTGGAAGCCCAAAATTAGCCTCCCTCATTCTCCTACTTGAACCTTCTGCCTTCCACTTTGGAATGACCCCTATTTCCCTCACCTTACAGTTACCTGCATATCCCCCTTCAGTTCTCACCTTGGATACTCAGCATCTGTCCCAGTTTCAAGGCTGCTCCCCGAACTTTGCACAGCGTCCTCACGATCCTCTCTGCATTTGCTTCAGATAGGAGAGCACCAGAGGTCAGGAAATGTGACCCTGTAGGAAAGCACTGGGAGTTAATGATGGGTTTTCTTTGGAGACTCACCCtaataacaaaaaaaagcaaccttCAAGACAGATGGAGCATTATAACAGCAGAATAAGGGAGGGAAACCAAGGGGGCTACAGGAAAGGCAGTTGTGCTGACAGCTATGGAAGCACCAGATTAACCACAGTCATGGTAAGAAAAACGGAATGGCAAAAGAGGGGTGGTGCTGATGCAGCAGCTACTGGAGCCGTGGAAAGCAGTGCTGCTCTTCGCCCTGTGGCATGATACTtctaagcataggagccaactttccaaaattattggaggtgctaagcccagtggaaataacccttctttggacacatacaagaaattttctcaatattgggggtgctcaagcacccagagttggctcctatgcttctaAGAGAGAGATCAAAGAAGAGGAAACTGCAGTCTACAAATGGATGCCAAGGAGTCCACAAAAAGCAGAACACACATCTTCAAATAGAGACAAAATTCATTCCAATTTCTATTGTTGATTGGAATAaagttttcctttatttgaagATGTGTGTTCTGCTTTTTGTGGACTTCATGATACTTCTAAGAGCCATAGGGGACAGTGCTGTTGCACTGGAGGAGTGTCACCGGAGGAGCCGAGCCATGGTGGGCAAGAGTAGAGCCATGGGAATCGGTAGTAAGAGGCCTGTGGCACAAGAGGACAAAAACCATGGGTCCCAAAGTGGCAGAAACAGTGGTTCTAGTTGGGAAAGTGGACAGAATCACTCCCAGACTGCACCAGACCCAGTATGCAGGAGGAAGAATGCGGGAGGTCTGGCAGATAGAAAGGCCCCCTCATAAACCACCTGCAGAGAAGAAAGCACCCTGTTCAGCATCCTCTACAGCTGGCTGAAGATTAGCTCTCCTAGACAAGGGGTGAAAAAGAACTTTGATGCCAGACATGtggggaaagaaaaggaagaggagaaacttgctgattCATCTTATGCAAGAGGATAGTATCTACCTGCATTAAAAAGGGTGAACAGGAGGGAGGAGCAGGGAAAGAGAAGATAAAAAGTAGCCTCAGAACCCAAGTCAGTCACAGAGAAGCTATAGACTGAAGAGGCATCAGCAGAGCTGGAGTCACACAGGGACTGAGAAGCAGCAAGAAGCTGAACCAGTCAAAGAAACCTGAAGACAGTCACCAAGGAACTGTGAAGAACCGCATCTAAGGACAAGGCCAGGTGTGGTGAGAAAACAAGAGACCAGAACCAGTGGAAGAGGCCATTGCAAAACTATGAGAACAACCAGAAAGTCAGCTACAGAAGAAAGCGCCTGTAAAATGCTGTGAAGAGACTTAACAGCTTCAGAAAAACAAGGTAAGAACCCTGAACTGCCTCTGTTTGAGTGATTAAGACTGATCAAGTTCTAACTTCACTTCTTCATTACATTTCATACTTTCCTTACGTAGAGTTTCACTTAGTTTATTAAGGTTCCAGTTTGAGATTCTGTGAAGTTGAGAGTAATTAAGATTTTTCTCCTTTTCAGTTTCTCCAGTCACGGAGATTGGAACCCTTCGTCAGTCAAGCAGTTTGTGAAGAGCTACTGTAAGGGAGCCATAGATGCATTCGTTAGGCCCACAAATCATATGTGCTGCACTTTGGGATACACAACTTATTCTATTTTGGTCTTAAATTCTAGAGATCTGGGATTAGCTCTGAAATGACACAGAAAGAAGGAATCTCTGGAAAACGAATCAGAACTTTGGAAAGTGTTCTGAAATTCAAAGTTGTAGTTGAAAGCTAGCTCTGCATTACTGGACAGATTCATTGGTTCAGAAGGTATCTGTGAGTTTATTACTTGTGTGCGAAAACATTTCTGTGCTACTTTAGCAAGATAGCAGCATACAGTAAACTCCTATTTGTGAGTGCTGATCTGTCATTTTTAAATTGCAAATAAAGTTGAATTTGTCTCATTTCCATCCCAGACTCTTTGTCCTAATACGCAGAGGCCAGGTGGGATTAGCCATTGCCCAGTACCCAGTAGAGGGGTGGAGTTGCAGGAAAGAGAGTAAGGCTTTCTACTCTGTGCCTGTTACACCTCAAGTGAAGAGTCACAAGCTTATCCTATATTCAAAAGACACCCCAAACACTGTGAAAGGAGCAGGGATGCTCTGGCTTacttgagggagggggaggggggacatgtCATATTAGCCACACTGAAGGGAAGTCTATAATAGGGCATCTAGAATTAGGTGTCTGGAGGGCACTGGTAGAAGCTGGTGTAAGTTACATGTATACGTGGGAGCCCCATCTATATCGTGGCATGCTGGCATATATATGTGTAGGTGCACACATATACTCGTATACTgagcattctaaacatttatgcatgtaacatgTGAAGTGTTAGCACCTACGTTTCAGAATTGCCTCCAATATGTGCTTTGTTCCTTTTATGATGGCCTTTCCTTTTGTTTGTTCATTATGGTCTTGTCCTATCAAACCACTTGGGTCTCGTTTGTTTGCCCGCCCcgccttttcttttattttgtgatTTTCACCCCCTTGGGTGCTACtgttgtaaactactttggtGTTTATGACAAATGCCAGTatacctaataaataaaataaaaagaacttATGACACGGAAGCATGAACCACTGGACACAATATGGCAACCAAACTGTCAGTGGATCTTAACGTTGCTCTGGCTGATGCAATAACAGGAACCTTCCTTGCCCATAAAGCAGAGTACAAAGTTTTTTAAGAATGCTGGTCACACAGGTAAACAGGCTGGCCTGCGAGCCGCTCCAGCACATTTTTACTGAGAGGGAGGCGGAGGAAGAAAAACAAGCCTTATTTCACTAACAGGCTGAGCATTCTTTGCCCTGGCAGTGTAACCATGGCAACCGGGCCTAGTCACAACGGGCAGAGATTCTGCTGACTCTGAAACTGCCCTAGACCATAGAAAGAAAAGCAACGCAACCAAAATTAGGACAGCCAACTCTaaacaaaaaaggtttgtttgttttttaaaagaaGCATTTCTGGGAAATGTGAGTGCAATGAGGACACAGATAAGACAAGCCTCTAAAGTCCCTTACTGAAATGCATCAAGTTGTTATAATTTATTGTCTCTCTTTTGCAAGATGGTGAAAATGCTAGCCATATTTGTTAATTCCTCCTTTTTCATTTAAAGAGAAATTAGGGTTTAGCCTTCCAAAGTCAAGATAGCTGTTCAACCCAAAGTATCTTTAAAGAGAAACTCCCAACTGCTGTTTTCAGACAGTACACTTACTAATTTATCTTCACTAATGCTCATTTCCAGAAACCAATTATAATTACCCAAATAACAAAGAGAACTGGCAGCAGAACTGATCATCTGTCTGCCACCCTGCGTGTGTTTATACTCCCTAACTCTACCCATCCACCACCAGGGTATGCCACCTACCTTCTGTATTCCCATCGGGTCGTAATGACTTCTTTGCAGCTTCCACCAGCGCTCCAATCCCAATGCCCACCGCCAGTCCTGCAGAACAGGAACCAGCATGGTCAATCGCTCAAATAtgacataaagcgaatgctacatacctgtagaaggtattctccgaggacagcaggctgattgttctcactgatgggtgacgtccacggcagcccctccaatcggaaacttcactagcaaagtcctttgctagccctcgcgcgcccgcacgCATGcgcggctcgagccggccagtccagtatgtagcaagacaatacacttcaagggaagacacaactccaaaggggaggcgggcgggtttgtgagaacaatcagcctgctgtcctcggagaataccttctacaggtatgtagcattcgctttctccgaggacaagcaggctgcttgttctcactgatggggtatccctagcccccaggctcactcaaaacaacaaccatggtcaattggacctcgcaacggcgaggacatactgagattgacctaaaaaatttaccaactaactgagagtgcagcctggaacagaacaaacagggccctcggggggtggagttggatcctaaagcccaaacaggttctgaagaactgactgcccgaaccgactgtcgcgtcgggtatcctgctgcaggcagtaatgagatgtgaatgtgtggacagatgaccacgtcgcagctttgcaaatttcttcaatggaggctgacttcaagtgggctaccgacgcagccatggctctgacattatgagccgtgacatgaccctcaagagccagccccgcctgggcgtaagtgaaggaaatgcaatctgctagccaattggatatggtgcgtttccctacagccactcccctcctattggggtcaaaagaaacaaacaattgggcggactgtctggtgggctgtgtccgctccaggtagaaggccaatgctctcttgcagtccaatgtgtgcagctgacgttcagcagggcaggaatgaggacggggaaagaatgttggcaagacaattgactggttcagatggaactccgacacgacctttggcagaaacttagggtgagtgcggaggactactctgttgtgatgaaatttggtgtaaggggcctgggctaccagggcctgaagctcgctgactctacgagccgaagtaactgccaccaagaaaatgaccttccaggtcaagtacttcggatggcaggaattcagtggctcaaaaggaggtttcatcagctgggtgagaacgacattgagatcccatgacactgtaggaggcttgacagggggctttgacaaaagcaaacctctcatgaagcgaacaactaaaggctgtcctgagatcggcttaccttccacttggtaatggtatgcactgattgcactaaggtgaacccttacggagttggtcttgagaccagactcagacaagtgcagaaggtattcaagcagggtctgtgtaggacaagagcgaggatctagggccttgctgtcacaccagacggcaaacctcctccaatgaaagaagtaacttctcttagtggagtctttcctggaagcaagcaagatgcgggagacaccctctggcagacccaaagaggcaaagtctacgccctcaacatccaggccgtgagagccagggactggaggttgggatgcagaagagccccgtcgtcctgcgtgatgagggtcagaaaacactccaatctccacggttcttcggaggataactccagaagaagagggaaccagatctgacgcggccaaaagggagcaatcagaatcatggtgcctcggtcttgcttgagtttcaacaaagtcttccccaccagaggtatgggaggataagcatacagcagaccttccccccaatccaggaggaaggcatccgacgccagtctgccgtgggcctgaagcctggaacagaactgagggaccttgtggttcacttgagatgcgaagagatccaccaggggggtgccccacgcctggaagatctgtcgcaccacacgggaattgagcgaccactcgtgaggttgcataatcctgctcaacctgtcggccagactgttgtttacgcctgccagatatgtggcttggagcaccatgccctgacggcgagcccagagccacatgctgacggcttcctgacacagggggcgagatccggtgcccccctgcttgttgacatagtacatggcaacctgattgtctgtctgaatttggataatttgatgggacagccgatctctgaaagccttcagagcgttccagatcgctcgcaactccagaagattgatctgtagatcgcgttcttggagggaccaacttccttgggtgtgaagcccatcgacatgagctccccatcccaggagagacgcatccgtggtcagcactttttgtggctgaggaatttggaagggacgtcccagagtcaaattggagcaaatcgtccaccaaaacagggattcgagaaaactcgtggacaggtggatcacgtcctctagacccccagcggcctgataccactgggaggctagggtccattgagcagatctcatgtgaaggcgggccatgggagtcacatgaactgtggaggccatgtggcccagcaatctcaacatctgccgagctgtgatctgctgggacgctcgcacccgcgagacgagggacaacaagttgttggctctcgtctctgggagataggcgtgagccgtccgagaatccagcagggctccgatgaattcgagtttctgcactgggagaagatgggactttgggtaatttatcacaaaccccagtagctccaggaggcgaatagtcatctgcatggactgcagggctcctgcctcggatgtgttcttcaccagccaatcgtcgagatatgggaacacgtgcacccccagcctgcgaagcgccgctgctaccacagctaggcactttgtgaacatcctgggcgcggaggcgagcccaaagggtagcacacagtactggaagtggcgtgtgcccagctgaaatcgcagatactgtctgtgagctggcagtatcgggatgtgtgtgtaggcatccttcaagtccagagagcatagccaatcgttttgctgaatcatggggagaagggtgcccagggaaagcatcctgaacttttcttttacgagatatttgttcagggcccttaggtctaggatgggacgcatcccccctgttttcttttccacaaggaactacctggaatagaatcccagcccttcttgcccggatggcacaggctcgaccgcattggcgctgagaagggcggagagttcctctgcaagtacctgcttgtgctggaagctgtaggactgagctcccggaggacaatttggaggttttgaggccaaattgagggtgtatccttgccggactatttggagaacccactgatcggaggttatgagaggccacctttggtgaaaagctttcaacctccctccgacaggcaggtcgcccggcactgacacttggatgtcggctatgctctgctggagccagtcaaaagctcgccccttgcttttgctggggagccgcggggccttgctgagtcgcacgctgctgacgagagcgagcgcgctggggcttagcctgggccgcaggctgtcgggaaggaggattgtacctacgcttgccagaagtatagggaacagtcttccttcccccgaaaaatcgtctacctgtagaggtagaagctgaaggctgccggcgggcgaacttgtcgaatgcggtgtcccgctggtggagagactctaccacctgttcgactttttcgccaaaaatgttatccgcacggcaaggcgagtccgcaatccgctgctggattctattctccaggtcggcggcacgcagccatgagagcctgcgcatcaccacaccttgagcagcggccctggacgcaacatcaaaagtgtcataaactcctctggccaggaattttctgcacgccttcagctgcctgaccacctcctgaaaaggcttggcttgctcagggggaagagcatcaaccaagcccgccaactgccgcacattgttccgcatgtgtatgctcgtgtagagctggtaggactggatcttggacacgagcatagaggaatggtaggccttcctcccaaaggagtctaaggttctagcgtccttgcccgggggcgccgaagcatgttccctagaactcttagccttctttagggccaaatccacaactccagagtcatgaggcaactgagtgcgcatcagctctgggtccccatggatccggtactgggactcgatcttcttgggaatgtggggattagttaatggcttggtccagttcgcaagcaatgtcttcttcaggacatggtgcaagggaacagtggacgcttccttaggtggagaaggatagtccaggagctcaaacatttcagccctgggctcgtcctccacaaccaccgggaaggggatggccgtagacatctcccggacaaaggaagcgaaagacagactctcgggaggagaaagctgtctctcaggagagggagtgggatcagacggaagaccctcagactcctcgtcagagaaatatctgggatcttcctcttcctcccacgaggcctcaccctcggtgtcagacacgagttcccggacctgtgtctgcaacctcgccctgctcgactccgtggaaccccgtccacgatgggggcgtcgagaggtagactcccttgcccgcatcggcgaagctccctccgccgacgtggtcggggagccttcctgggaggtggccgcggtcggcaccgcacgcggtaccgacgtcggggacctcaacctgggcgatgggccagccggcgccacgctcgacggtaccggaggcgcaagcaccgccggtaccggaggggtagggcgcaacagctctcccagaatctctgggagaacggcccggaggctctcgtttagagtggctgcagagaaaggctgagaggtcgatgcaggcgtcgacatcagtacctgttccgggcgtggaggctgttccgggctgtccagagcggagcgcatcgacacctcttgaacagagggtgagcggtcctctcggtgccgatgcctgctgggtgccgaatccctcggcgacccagagctctcggtgtcgacacggggaggagaccggtgtcgatgcttcttcgatttcttccgaagcatgtcaccggagctccccggcaccgacgaggaggacgtcgaatccatccgtcgcttcctcggggccgagactaaagaaggtcgatctcgggggggctgtaccgcaggagccctcagggtaggcggagacccacccgagggctcaccgccaccagcaggggaatggacagccctcacctgcactccacccgatgcaccaccatccgacgacatcagcagacgaggtcctggtaccaccgacgtcgatgcagctatccgatgtctcggcgccgatgcagaggcccgatgcctcgatgcactcgatgcaggggcggccgaggaagatggtctggacgctgacgacgtcgatgcactcgaagatcccggtgccgatgccgacgaagagcccgagaacaacacgttccactgggctagtctcgctacctgagtccgcctttgaagcagggaacacagactgcagttctgagggcggtgctcggcccccagacactgaagacacgaagagtgtcgatcagtgagcgagataacccgggcgcactgggtgcacttcttgaagccgctggaaggcttcgatgtcatgggcggaaaaatcacgccggcgaaatcaaaagccgaaatggcgaaatttgaagcaccaaaatttagagggagaaaaatctcgaccgaggccaaaaagaggcctaccccgacgacgaaagaaaacttaccggggcaaaaagctggaagtacggggaggatttacacgaaacccggcggggggtttccggagcacttcccgactaagagaaactttcccgaaggaaaaaaacacgctcaaaataaattggacgcgcgaggtcgactttccggggctcgacacggtgaaaacacgaccgtaccgagtgcggacaaaagaagactggccggctcgagccggtttcgggcgggaagacggccgcgcatgcgcggtgcgcgcgggcgcgcgagggctagcaaaggactttgctagtgaagtttccgattggaggggctgccgtggacgtcacccatcagtgagaacaagcagcctgcttgtcctcggagaatattggGTTATATATATGGAAAGGATGAAGCAGGAGAGAAGGTGAAGCacagtaagccaggaacagaacaaaagaaaaataaggtGATGGGGAGCAGCAGGTTTCAGCCCCCTCCCTTACATGATAGGTGCCACTTTTTCTCACTGTGGTTGAAAGTGGAAGAGGTAAATGACAAGCAGGATAAAGCACATTTAGGTGTGAGGTGGGGCGGGTGGATACCTCCAGTCATAAAATGTTCCCCCTTGCCATCCCCTTTCCTCTTACCTCCAAAGTTAGCCAGCCTCCCTAGGCGTGTTGCTGGCACCTTCTGCTCCCGAGCTTTATCACTCAGCTGATAAAGACACAAAATGAAGTTGTTAGGATTATGACAGAAGGGCACTAGGTGGAGGGACAGCACTGCCACTGCAGTGTAGTAGGAGAGCAGGTGCTATCTTGTCAGAATTTCTGCTGCGAGGAAGCACTACAGAAGCTACCACAGCTGGTGGTGCTTTCCGTCCTAGGGATGGCACTGCAGGGCAATGATAGGGGAAGCATTACATTGCTGGAAGGGTGGTTCTTCCAGTGCCATCCCTGTATAAGAAGAGAGTAGCTGCACTTCTATCATAATTACAATCATACCATTTGCCGGTATGGCCGGATAGGCCCCAGTTTGGATTCCCTGGCTTTCCGTAAATCCTCTGCAGTCAGCCCTTCAGTGGCCGCTGTGTTCTGATGGAAAAACCTTGCTGTGGGCAATGAACATGGCACTCGAGTGGGTCCTTTTATAAACTGCACTCCTGTAGCTCCTTGTGTCCCAGTACACCACAGTCTAGAGGGGGAAACCAAGGCAGGTGTCTCTCGTTTCAGTCCAGCAGACATGAAAGCACTCAGGGAGCTGTCCAGACTGGCAAAGGGAGAGGATGCATTCCAGAAACAGCCTTCTAGAAGCTGAACTTGTGTGTTGCCGATGTCCTGAAGTCCaagacagagaaaaaaaggaaacctaaaaGTTCCTAGAAGTCATACAACATGCAGGAAGACCACTGGTGACTGGAAAACCCTTCCCTCTTACCTCCGCTTGGCCATTAGTCCTCCACCTTTGCATGCCAGAGCATGGAATAGCACACCTCAACAGAGAGGGTGGAGGATCAGCCAGGGTCCTGCCCACCAATGGAAATCCCCTCTTCAAGACGGAAGCCATGTCTACAGGAAACCAAAGTCAGGAAGGTTAGAAAAGGCCATCACTGACCTTCACCCTGCTGTATGACAGTGAAGCAGTGTTGGTGTTCTGATTTATGAGGATAAGTTTTTAGTAAAGTGACCAATGACAAAGTTTAACACTGCCTTGAAAGCCTGCACAAAGCATGCTGATTTTCAAACACAAGCTACTCGCATACATTTTTATGAAAGCTAAAATATCTGTGCTCTTTTGGGTAAAATAAAATGGGGCTGTAAAATTAGGCATTAGTGGCAGGTGTCTATGTGCACACCTTGTACATCTGCCCCCTGGAATGTTCTCTTATACATGGACCACTCTGTGCACTATGAAAAGTAAGCAAGTTATGTTGCATTTTGCTGACTGATGCAGGTCAGCTCTCTGTTAATTGCCTAACAGGCAATTATCACCCAGATAGATGTACTAAAGAGATTAGGAAAAAAACATCAGGCCCTAAATTTTCGAAAACCTATTCTTATATTA is a window of Microcaecilia unicolor chromosome 11, aMicUni1.1, whole genome shotgun sequence DNA encoding:
- the LOC115480671 gene encoding atypical kinase COQ8A, mitochondrial-like, with the translated sequence MASVLKRGFPLVGRTLADPPPSLLRCAIPCSGMQRWRTNGQAEDIGNTQVQLLEGCFWNASSPFASLDSSLSAFMSAGLKRETPALVSPSRLWCTGTQGATGVQFIKGPTRVPCSLPTARFFHQNTAATEGLTAEDLRKARESKLGPIRPYRQMLSDKAREQKVPATRLGRLANFGGLAVGIGIGALVEAAKKSLRPDGNTEGSHFLTSGALLSEANAERIVRTLCKVRGAALKLGQMLSIQDDAFVNPTLQKIFERVRQGADFMPTKQMIKVLNSELGPGWQEQLEFFEERPFAAASIGQVHLARLKDGRDVAMKIQYPGIAQSIDSDVRNLMAVLNLSNALPEGLFPEHAIDVLSQELTLECDYRREAICTKKFQRLMQGDPFFFVPSVIDDLSSQRVLTTELVPGFPLDKAEGLDQETRDMICYNILDLCLRELFEYRYMQTDPNWSNFFYDPQSGKVGLLDFGATRSFEKEFTDEYIEVIKAAADKDHDAVLERSIKLHFLTGYETQMMKNAHVEAVMILGEAFASEAPFDFGCQTTTQRIHSILPIMLKHRLTPPPEETYALHRKMAGSFLVCSRLQARISCRAMFQRVYSRYWGVEERQAGAASGP